A window from Buchnera aphidicola (Mindarus abietinus) encodes these proteins:
- the yihA gene encoding ribosome biogenesis GTP-binding protein YihA/YsxC yields the protein MEIKYDSTFFLKSISSILDLDFFNGIEIAFCGTSNSGKSTTINCLVNNKKISRTSKFPGRTQLINIFEVSKNFRLVDLPGYGFSKLSKLKKKKIESLIYNYVDNRKCLIGLVVLMDIRNPLKPLDQRIIFFSVKRNIKVIVLLNKSDKVSVNFQKKQLLIVKKHIYAISKFIKVYIFSSLKKIGIINLKNELLTWNNIR from the coding sequence ATGGAAATTAAGTACGATTCTACTTTTTTTTTAAAAAGTATATCAAGTATTTTAGATTTAGATTTTTTTAATGGAATAGAAATTGCTTTTTGTGGAACATCTAATTCTGGAAAATCTACAACTATTAATTGTTTAGTCAATAATAAAAAAATATCTCGAACAAGTAAGTTTCCTGGCAGAACACAATTAATAAATATTTTTGAAGTATCTAAAAATTTTCGTTTAGTAGATCTTCCAGGGTATGGTTTTTCTAAACTATCAAAATTAAAGAAAAAAAAAATAGAATCTTTAATATATAATTATGTGGATAACAGAAAATGTTTAATAGGTTTAGTAGTTTTAATGGATATTAGAAATCCATTAAAACCTCTTGATCAAAGAATTATTTTTTTTTCGGTAAAACGAAATATCAAAGTAATTGTTTTATTAAATAAATCGGATAAAGTATCAGTAAATTTTCAAAAAAAGCAGTTATTAATTGTAAAAAAGCATATTTATGCTATTTCAAAATTTATAAAAGTATATATTTTTTCTTCTTTAAAAAAAATAGGAATTATTAATTTAAAAAATGAATTGCTTACATGGAATAACATTCGATAA
- the typA gene encoding translational GTPase TypA, with protein MQEKIRNIAIIAHVDHGKTTLIDKLLQQSGTFKNHEETKDRILDSNDLEKERGITILAKNISINWKGYKINIIDTPGHADFGGEVERVISMVDSVLLVVDALDGPMPQTRFVTQKAFENGIKPIVVINKIDRKNARPDWVVDQIFDLFVELNATDEQLDFPIIYTSALLGTSGFNHEKIKSDMTPLYETIIKHVPAPQYFSDNFLQMQISQLEYNNYLGIIGIGRIIKGTIKPNQTVSIVKKEKVKTGKVNKILSYVGLTKKETSLACSGDIVALTGLNDISISDTICDPDHIKALPRIQIEDPTVKMMFCVNTSTFSGIEGKYITAPQIFKRLKKEAINNVALRIEETLDANIFCVSGRGELHLSILIENMRREGFELEVSRPKVILKKIKEKLCEPLEKTIIEINQKYQGSVMSIIGERKGELKNMISEKNEKVRLEYIIPSRALIGFRSHFMNITSGTGLFYSSFSHYDTIIANNIGQRRNGVMIANKTGTAVGFSLFNLQDRGNLFISHGEKVYEGQIIGIHNRNNDLTVNCLTGKKLTNMRASGTDEAITLIPPLNISLEYALGFINDDELVEVTPKSIRIRKKYLTESSRKSANRKHK; from the coding sequence ATGCAAGAAAAAATAAGAAATATAGCTATTATTGCTCATGTTGATCATGGAAAAACCACTTTAATAGATAAATTATTGCAGCAATCTGGAACATTTAAAAACCATGAAGAAACTAAAGATAGAATTTTAGATTCAAATGATTTAGAAAAAGAAAGAGGTATCACTATACTGGCAAAAAATATATCTATTAATTGGAAGGGATATAAAATAAATATTATAGACACTCCTGGACATGCTGATTTTGGAGGAGAAGTTGAAAGAGTTATATCAATGGTAGATTCCGTATTGCTCGTAGTCGACGCTTTAGACGGGCCTATGCCACAAACTAGATTTGTAACTCAAAAAGCATTTGAGAATGGAATAAAACCTATAGTGGTCATAAATAAAATTGATAGAAAAAATGCTCGTCCAGATTGGGTAGTTGATCAAATTTTTGATTTATTTGTAGAACTTAATGCTACTGATGAACAATTAGATTTTCCAATTATTTATACTTCGGCCTTGCTCGGTACATCTGGATTTAATCATGAAAAAATAAAAAGTGATATGACTCCTCTTTATGAAACTATTATTAAACATGTTCCAGCTCCTCAATACTTTTCAGATAATTTTTTACAAATGCAAATTTCACAATTAGAATATAATAATTATTTAGGAATTATAGGAATAGGTAGAATTATTAAAGGCACTATAAAACCAAATCAAACTGTTTCAATTGTAAAAAAAGAAAAAGTAAAAACTGGGAAAGTTAATAAAATACTTAGCTATGTTGGTTTAACAAAAAAAGAAACTAGTCTGGCTTGTTCTGGAGATATTGTAGCTTTAACAGGATTAAATGATATTAGTATTTCAGATACTATTTGCGACCCTGATCACATTAAAGCATTGCCTCGAATACAGATAGAGGATCCTACCGTAAAAATGATGTTTTGTGTTAATACTTCCACATTCTCCGGTATAGAAGGAAAATATATTACCGCTCCTCAAATTTTTAAAAGACTAAAAAAAGAAGCTATTAATAACGTTGCTTTACGTATAGAAGAAACTTTAGACGCTAATATATTCTGTGTTTCAGGAAGGGGGGAATTACATTTATCTATATTAATAGAAAATATGAGGAGAGAAGGATTTGAATTAGAAGTATCTAGGCCTAAAGTTATTTTAAAAAAAATCAAAGAAAAATTATGTGAACCTTTAGAAAAAACAATTATAGAAATTAATCAAAAATATCAAGGATCTGTAATGTCTATAATTGGAGAAAGAAAAGGGGAACTTAAAAATATGATTTCTGAAAAAAATGAAAAAGTTCGCTTAGAGTACATTATTCCAAGTAGAGCATTAATTGGTTTTCGCTCTCATTTTATGAATATTACTTCTGGAACAGGATTATTTTATTCTTCTTTTAGCCATTATGATACTATTATTGCTAATAATATTGGACAAAGAAGAAACGGAGTTATGATTGCAAATAAAACCGGAACCGCAGTTGGATTTTCTCTTTTTAATTTACAAGATAGAGGAAATTTGTTTATCTCTCATGGAGAGAAAGTTTATGAAGGACAAATTATTGGTATTCATAATAGAAATAATGACCTAACAGTTAATTGTTTAACTGGGAAAAAGTTAACTAATATGCGAGCATCTGGAACTGATGAAGCTATTACATTAATTCCGCCTTTGAATATAAGTTTAGAATACGCCCTAGGATTTATAAACGATGATGAATTAGTAGAAGTAACGCCAAAATCTATTAGAATTAGAAAAAAATATTTAACAGAAAGTTCTAGAAAAAGCGCTAATAGGAAACATAAATAA
- the gmk gene encoding guanylate kinase — MYKGTLFIISAPSGTGKSTLIQQMFKKNILDNITISISYTTRLMRRGEKNGKDYYFVSKKKFKNMIKKGFFLEYAKIFNDYYGTSKIMIEKFLLLGIDIFLIINWEGAQNIRNKIENSKSIFLLPPSKQELYRRLRNRGQDSDLVIHKRMKTAVSEISHYHEYDYVIVNSKLKLAVLDLTNIIFANRLRLSYQKKKNFSLIQNLLKC, encoded by the coding sequence ATGTATAAAGGCACTTTATTTATTATTTCAGCACCGAGTGGAACTGGAAAATCTACTTTAATACAACAAATGTTTAAAAAGAATATTTTAGATAATATAACTATTTCTATTTCTTATACTACTCGATTAATGCGAAGAGGAGAAAAAAATGGAAAAGATTACTATTTTGTATCTAAAAAAAAATTTAAAAATATGATAAAAAAAGGATTTTTTTTAGAATATGCAAAAATATTTAATGATTATTACGGTACTTCTAAAATAATGATAGAAAAATTTTTATTATTAGGAATTGATATTTTTTTAATTATTAATTGGGAAGGAGCGCAAAATATTCGAAATAAAATTGAAAATTCGAAAAGTATTTTTTTGCTTCCTCCTTCAAAACAAGAATTATATAGGAGATTACGAAATAGAGGTCAAGATAGTGATCTTGTTATTCATAAAAGAATGAAAACAGCGGTTTCAGAAATTAGTCATTATCATGAATATGACTATGTAATTGTGAATAGTAAATTAAAATTGGCCGTTCTTGATTTGACTAACATTATATTTGCAAATAGACTACGATTATCATATCAAAAGAAAAAAAATTTTTCTTTGATCCAAAATTTACTAAAATGTTAA
- the ygfZ gene encoding tRNA-modifying protein YgfZ has translation MRFNILINNKINFLYYQKVMPILMILKNYTMVVVEGENSKEYLQSKLTIDMNQFKNDKYHMAAHCSINGKVLGVLTLFKYKKGYAYLIRKSTVDLQVQELKKYSIFSKLSIFIEKKVKIIGLSGIRGKVFLQKFFLNIPNKKKTIVIEKNIILLLVDNLKKRYFLIFPEKKIFFLYKILFANSNIKNYKYWNFLDIESGFPIIEKNIQEKFLPQELGLQKINGINFHKGCYQGQEVISRAYFKKIKNNFLCWMILYTDNILQKNLKIEAKIKEKWVIVGKIIYTISNINNIFWVQAILNKKINLNCKFRIFSKKNEKLVLKKIFYI, from the coding sequence ATGAGATTTAACATATTAATTAATAATAAAATTAACTTTCTTTATTATCAAAAAGTAATGCCAATTTTAATGATTTTAAAAAACTATACTATGGTTGTAGTTGAAGGGGAAAATAGTAAAGAATATTTACAAAGTAAATTGACCATAGATATGAATCAATTTAAAAATGATAAATATCATATGGCTGCTCATTGTTCTATTAATGGGAAAGTATTAGGGGTATTAACTTTATTTAAATATAAAAAAGGATATGCTTACTTAATAAGGAAAAGTACGGTTGATTTACAAGTGCAAGAGTTAAAAAAGTATTCTATTTTTTCGAAATTATCTATTTTTATAGAAAAAAAAGTAAAAATCATAGGATTATCAGGGATAAGAGGAAAAGTTTTTTTGCAAAAGTTTTTTTTAAATATTCCTAATAAAAAAAAAACAATAGTTATAGAAAAAAATATTATTTTACTTTTAGTAGATAATCTTAAAAAGAGGTATTTTTTGATTTTTCCTGAAAAAAAAATATTTTTTTTATATAAAATATTATTTGCAAATTCAAATATTAAAAATTATAAATACTGGAATTTTTTAGATATAGAATCAGGATTTCCTATTATAGAAAAAAATATTCAAGAAAAGTTTCTTCCTCAAGAATTAGGATTACAGAAAATTAATGGAATTAATTTTCATAAAGGTTGTTATCAAGGACAAGAAGTTATTTCTCGAGCTTATTTTAAAAAAATAAAAAATAATTTTTTATGTTGGATGATTTTATATACTGATAATATTTTACAAAAAAATCTAAAAATAGAAGCGAAAATTAAAGAAAAATGGGTAATTGTTGGAAAAATTATTTATACAATATCAAATATTAACAATATTTTTTGGGTTCAAGCTATTTTAAATAAAAAAATAAATTTAAACTGTAAATTTAGAATTTTTTCAAAGAAAAATGAAAAACTTGTTTTAAAAAAAATTTTTTATATTTAG
- the prfB gene encoding peptide chain release factor 2 (programmed frameshift), whose product MFEINIIKNKIKNYEKKIDDIRRFLDYKEKKRTIKKINLQLNDPKIWNYPKIIHKLNKKKITLKKNLFKIEKIIFLIKIIKEKFKLYLKEKKKNFNDLLFLLNKLKNMIKKMEFYSCFSNIEDSYNCYLDIQAGSGGIDAQDWAKIMLRMYLKWLDQKKFKVKIIHESNNEASGIKSVTAHIIGPYAFGWLRTETGIHRLVRKSPFNSGGKRHTSFASVFIYPEINDSINIEIKNSDLRIDVYRASGAGGQHVNRTESAVRITHLPTGIVTQCQNDRSQHKNKESAIKQIKCKLYQLELRKKNKNKKDIEKNKSDIAWGNQIRSYILDNSRIKDLRTKIETRNVQNVLNGELDQFIEKSLKLGI is encoded by the exons ATGTTTGAAATAAATATTATTAAAAATAAAATCAAAAACTATGAAAAAAAAATAGATGACATACGGAGGTTTCTT GATTATAAAGAAAAAAAAAGAACAATAAAAAAGATAAATTTACAATTGAATGATCCTAAAATATGGAATTATCCAAAAATAATTCATAAACTTAATAAAAAAAAAATTACTTTAAAAAAAAATCTATTCAAAATAGAAAAAATTATTTTTTTAATAAAAATCATTAAAGAAAAATTTAAACTATATTTAAAAGAAAAAAAAAAGAATTTTAATGATTTACTCTTTCTATTAAATAAATTAAAAAATATGATAAAAAAAATGGAATTTTATTCTTGTTTTTCTAATATAGAAGATAGTTATAACTGTTATCTTGACATACAAGCTGGATCTGGAGGAATAGATGCACAAGACTGGGCTAAAATAATGCTTAGAATGTATTTAAAATGGTTAGATCAAAAAAAATTTAAAGTTAAAATTATTCATGAATCTAATAATGAAGCTTCAGGAATAAAATCAGTTACCGCTCATATTATAGGACCTTATGCTTTTGGTTGGTTAAGAACAGAAACAGGTATTCATCGATTGGTAAGAAAAAGTCCTTTTAATTCTGGAGGTAAAAGGCATACTTCTTTTGCATCAGTATTTATTTATCCTGAAATTAATGATTCAATAAATATTGAAATAAAAAACTCTGATTTAAGAATAGATGTTTATAGAGCTTCAGGCGCAGGAGGACAACACGTTAATAGAACTGAATCTGCTGTACGAATTACTCATTTGCCTACAGGTATAGTAACTCAATGTCAAAATGACCGATCACAACATAAAAATAAAGAAAGTGCTATTAAACAAATTAAATGTAAACTGTATCAATTAGAACTAAGAAAAAAAAATAAAAATAAAAAAGATATTGAAAAAAATAAATCAGATATTGCATGGGGAAATCAAATCCGTTCTTATATATTAGATAATTCTAGAATTAAAGATTTAAGAACAAAAATAGAAACAAGAAATGTACAGAATGTATTAAATGGAGAACTAGATCAATTTATAGAAAAAAGTTTAAAACTTGGAATATAA
- the lysS gene encoding lysine--tRNA ligase, producing MNYQKDKNTFLTTEENDQKKIRIKKLNLLRSKGFNFPNKFKPNILIKDIIFAYKNVESLKLKNKNIIVKVAGRIIKQRFMGKSTFIIIQEGNNEIQIYLTKEKILLNKYIKKFKDLDLGDIIGIKGKLFKTKTKELSIYCENLKLLNKSLRPLPNKYHGLTDQQLRYRKRYLDLISNKEIYTIFQIRSKIMINIRHFMEKNNFLEVETPILQNLPGGADARPFITHHNTLNMNLYLRIAPELYLKKLIVGGFNRIFEINKNFRNEGISTRHSPEFTMMELYSTYDTYEDMMVILEKIIKKIIRKTFKKETINYAENKINFNLPFKKISIKKAILEHNPQIKDTDLESLSRIKKISKKLNIEIDKNWKIGKFIIEIFEKTVEKKIIQPTFITEYPIEVSLLARKSDFNKNIAERFEFFIAGYEIANGFSELNDSEDQKNRFKEQIKKKNLNKLDMFFYDKDYINALEYGLPPTAGLGVGIDRLIMILTNQNNIRDVILFPILKEKNK from the coding sequence ATGAATTATCAGAAAGATAAAAATACATTTTTAACTACAGAAGAAAATGATCAAAAAAAAATTAGAATAAAAAAATTAAATTTGCTTCGTTCTAAAGGATTTAATTTTCCTAATAAATTTAAGCCAAATATTTTAATTAAAGATATTATCTTTGCCTATAAAAATGTAGAAAGTTTAAAACTAAAAAACAAAAATATTATTGTTAAAGTTGCAGGAAGAATTATTAAACAAAGATTTATGGGAAAATCAACATTTATAATAATTCAAGAAGGAAATAATGAAATACAAATATATCTAACGAAAGAAAAAATTTTATTAAACAAATATATTAAAAAATTTAAAGATTTAGATTTAGGAGATATAATAGGAATTAAAGGAAAACTGTTTAAAACAAAAACAAAAGAATTATCTATTTATTGTGAAAATCTTAAACTGTTAAATAAATCTTTACGTCCACTTCCAAATAAATATCATGGATTGACAGATCAACAACTACGTTATAGAAAACGATATTTAGATTTAATTAGTAATAAAGAAATTTATACTATTTTTCAAATTCGTTCAAAAATTATGATTAATATTCGTCATTTTATGGAAAAAAACAATTTTTTAGAAGTGGAAACTCCTATATTACAAAATCTTCCTGGAGGAGCTGATGCTCGTCCATTTATAACACATCATAATACTTTAAATATGAATCTGTACCTTAGAATTGCTCCTGAACTCTATTTAAAAAAATTAATTGTAGGAGGATTTAATAGAATTTTTGAAATAAATAAAAATTTTAGAAATGAAGGAATATCTACAAGACATAGCCCTGAATTTACTATGATGGAATTATATTCCACATATGATACATATGAAGACATGATGGTCATTCTTGAAAAAATAATAAAAAAAATAATTCGCAAAACTTTTAAAAAAGAAACTATTAATTATGCTGAAAATAAAATAAATTTTAATTTACCATTCAAAAAAATTAGCATAAAAAAAGCAATTTTAGAACATAACCCTCAAATTAAAGATACAGATTTAGAATCCTTATCAAGGATAAAAAAAATTTCAAAAAAATTAAATATAGAAATAGATAAAAATTGGAAAATTGGAAAATTTATTATTGAAATCTTTGAAAAAACCGTAGAAAAAAAAATTATTCAACCTACTTTTATTACGGAATACCCTATTGAAGTTTCATTATTAGCTAGAAAATCAGATTTTAACAAAAATATTGCTGAAAGATTTGAATTTTTTATTGCAGGTTACGAAATAGCAAATGGTTTTTCTGAATTAAATGATTCGGAAGATCAAAAAAATAGATTTAAAGAACAAATAAAGAAAAAAAATCTAAATAAATTAGATATGTTTTTTTATGATAAAGATTATATTAATGCTTTAGAATATGGACTACCTCCAACGGCAGGATTGGGAGTTGGAATAGATCGTTTAATAATGATTTTAACTAATCAGAATAATATTCGAGATGTAATTCTTTTCCCTATATTAAAAGAAAAAAATAAATAA
- the lysA gene encoding diaminopimelate decarboxylase, whose protein sequence is MFSSKKIFFINIHKEKILKIIKLYNTPLWMYNSDIIESKIKKLKEFDTIRFAQKACSNIHILRFMKEKKVKVDAVSDGEIKRALFSGFDPKNNEIIYTADIFNIDTLSTVVKFNIPVNVGSIDMLSQLGKISPKHHIWLRINPKFGHGHSKKTNTGGENSKHGIWDPKLAIKIIKKYNLKLVGLHMHIGSGVDYFHLKKVCDAMVKYAIDLNQKISSISAGGGLSIPYQTNEKSIDIEHYFSLWNNARNKISRYLGKDIHLEIEPGRFLVGESGILITQVRSVKKMGTNNFVLVDAGFNDLMRPVMYGSYHEISVISGNKHIINYEKKIKTIVAGPLCESGDVFTQCKNGNIKTRLLPKVVPGDYLIFHNTGAYGASMSSNYNSRPLIPEVLFKKNSFHLIRRRQTIEDLIKLEI, encoded by the coding sequence ATGTTTTCGTCAAAAAAAATTTTCTTTATAAATATTCATAAAGAAAAAATACTAAAAATTATAAAATTATATAATACTCCTTTATGGATGTATAACTCTGATATTATTGAATCTAAAATAAAAAAATTAAAAGAATTTGATACTATTCGTTTTGCTCAAAAAGCTTGTTCTAATATTCATATTCTTCGATTCATGAAAGAAAAAAAAGTAAAAGTCGATGCAGTTTCAGACGGAGAAATAAAAAGAGCTTTATTCTCCGGATTCGATCCTAAGAATAATGAAATTATTTACACAGCTGATATTTTTAATATTGATACTTTATCAACCGTAGTTAAATTTAATATTCCAGTTAATGTGGGATCAATCGATATGTTATCCCAACTTGGGAAAATATCTCCTAAACATCATATTTGGTTAAGAATAAACCCTAAATTTGGACATGGACATAGTAAAAAAACAAATACTGGTGGAGAAAATAGTAAACATGGAATTTGGGATCCAAAATTAGCAATTAAAATAATAAAAAAATATAATTTAAAATTAGTTGGACTACATATGCATATTGGATCAGGAGTAGATTATTTCCATTTAAAAAAAGTATGCGATGCTATGGTAAAATATGCTATTGATTTAAATCAAAAAATAAGTAGTATTTCAGCAGGAGGGGGATTATCCATCCCTTATCAAACTAATGAAAAATCAATAGATATTGAACATTATTTTTCTTTATGGAACAATGCAAGAAATAAAATATCCCGATATTTAGGAAAAGATATTCATTTAGAAATTGAACCAGGACGATTTTTAGTTGGAGAATCAGGCATTCTTATTACTCAAGTTAGATCGGTTAAAAAAATGGGAACCAATAACTTTGTATTAGTAGATGCAGGATTTAATGACTTAATGCGCCCTGTTATGTATGGTAGTTATCATGAAATATCAGTAATTAGCGGAAATAAACATATTATTAATTATGAAAAAAAAATTAAAACAATAGTTGCTGGCCCTTTATGTGAATCAGGAGATGTATTTACACAATGTAAAAACGGAAATATTAAAACAAGATTATTGCCTAAAGTAGTACCAGGAGACTATTTAATTTTTCATAATACAGGAGCATATGGCGCCTCTATGTCCTCAAACTATAATAGTCGTCCATTAATTCCTGAAGTTTTATTCAAAAAAAATAGTTTTCATTTAATTAGAAGAAGACAAACTATAGAAGATTTAATTAAATTAGAAATTTAA